A portion of the Lolium rigidum isolate FL_2022 chromosome 1, APGP_CSIRO_Lrig_0.1, whole genome shotgun sequence genome contains these proteins:
- the LOC124679288 gene encoding probable carboxylesterase 2 produces the protein MAGSISSMLLLLLNMAGALLTPRAPHSLPVPAADDEGVDFFFFPFLVLYKSGRVERFMGTDTVPASVDPATGVASKDVAIDAAAGLAVRLYLPNSTAERLPLVVFYHGGAFVTESAFSPTYQRYLNALASRAGALAVSVDYHLSPERPLPTAYDDAWTALRWALRNAQSEPGAEAEPWLSRRADLTRLFLVGDSAGGNIAHNVAMRAGREGLDGGAAIQGVALLDPYFWGKRPVPSETRDPAERRWRDSTWSFVCAGRYGVDDPVINPVAMASDEWRRLGCARVLVTVAGLDVLAARGRAYVAALGASGWGGDVRLYETPGESHVYFLLQPDGEKAAKEMDAVVAFINGNRPLESSESEVSAIS, from the coding sequence ATGGCTGGGAGCATCTCCTccatgctgctgctcctgctcaaCATGGCGGGCGCGCTGCTCACCCCGCGCGCTCCTCACAGCCTGCCGGTACCGGCCGCCGACGATGAAGGCGTcgatttcttcttcttccccttcctggTGCTCTACAAGAGCGGCCGCGTGGAGCGGTTCATGGGCACGGACACCGTGCCGGCCTCGGTGGACCCGGCTACCGGCGTGGCCTCCAAGGACGTGGCCATCGACGCCGCCGCGGGGCTCGCCGTCCGCCTCTACCTGCCCAACAGCACGGCGGAGAGGCTGCCGCTGGTCGTGTTCTACCACGGCGGCGCGTTCGTCACGGAGTCGGCCTTCTCGCCGACGTACCAGCGGTACCTCAACGCGCTCGCGTCTAGGGCCGGGGCGCTCGCCGTGTCGGTGGACTACCACCTCTCGCCGGAGCGCCCACTCCCGACTGCCTACGACGACGCGTGGACGGCTCTCCGGTGGGCGCTTAGGAACGCGCAGTCCGAGCCCGGGGCTGAAGCGGAGCCCTGGCTGTCGCGCCGCGCTGACTTGACGCGGCTGTTCCTGGTCGGCGACAGCGCGGGCGGCAACATCGCGCACAACGTGGCCATGCGCGCCGGGCGGGAGGGCCTGGACGGCGGCGCGGCCATCCAGGGCGTAGCGCTGCTGGACCCATACTTCTGGGGGAAGCGCCCGGTGCCGTCGGAGACGCGGGACCCGGCGGAGCGGCGGTGGCGGGATAGCACGTGGAGCTTCGTCTGCGCGGGGAGGTACGGGGTGGACGACCCGGTGATCAACCCGGTGGCCATGGCGAGCGACGAGTGGCGGCGGCTCGGGTGCGCGCGCGTGCTGGTGACCGTGGCGGGGCTGGACGTGCTGGCCGCTCGGGGCCGCGCGTACGTCGCCGCGCTCGGGGCCAGCGGGTGGGGCGGCGATGTGCGGCTGTACGAGACGCCCGGCGAGAGCCACGTCTACTTTCTCTTGCAGCCCGACGGCGAGAAGGCGGCCAAGGAGATGGACGCGGTGGTGGCCTTCATTAACGGTAACCGGCCACTTGAGAGTTCAGAATCAGAGGTCTCGGCAATTTCGTAG